A window from Macaca fascicularis isolate 582-1 chromosome 20, T2T-MFA8v1.1 encodes these proteins:
- the AHSP gene encoding alpha-hemoglobin-stabilizing protein, producing MALLKANKDLISAGRQEFGALLNQQVFNDPLISEEDMVTVVEDWMNFYINYYRQQVTGEPQERDRALQELRQELNTLANPFLAKYRDFLKSHELRSHPPLSS from the exons ATGGCTCTTCTTAAGGCCAATAAGGATCTCATTTCTGCAGGACGGCAGGAGTTCGGCGCTCTGCTGAATCAGCAG GTCTTCAATGATCCTCTCATCTCTGAAGAAGACATGGTGACTGTGGTGGAGGACTGGATGAACTTCTACATCAACTATTACAGGCAGCAGGTGACAGGGGAGCCCCAAGAACGAGACAGGGCTCTGCAGGAGCTTCGGCAAGAGCTGAACACTCTGGCCAACCCTTTCCTGGCCAAGTACAGGGACTTCCTGAAGTCTCATGAGCTCCGGAGTCACCCACCGCTCTCCTCCTAG